In one Solanum dulcamara chromosome 1, daSolDulc1.2, whole genome shotgun sequence genomic region, the following are encoded:
- the LOC129889480 gene encoding probable WRKY transcription factor 51 encodes MNSNFLETSAFPQTGNPNFTFPLLHSHLMTQDYSYNFEDFESSSFLDQLLVDYSPTNNNTCLLENHSHMMTQEYSYNGSSAHSFYATPPNIKHLKEKSKVGIIKKEIKKNERHVIAFRTETQLEILNDGYKWRKYGKKKVKSNNIYLRNYYKCSIQGCVVKKKVERDGHDSSYLITTYEGRHNHEVNSSHLQPRIHDLN; translated from the exons ATGAACTCCAATTTCCTAGAAACAAGTGCTTTCCCTCAGACAGGAAACCCTAATTTTACTTTTCCCCTTTTACACTCACATCTGATGACTCAAGATTATAGTTATAATTTTGAAGATTTTGAATCTTCTTCATTTCTAGATCAACTTCTTGTTGATTATTCTCCAACCAATAACAATACTTGTCTTTTAGAAAATCACTCACATATGATGACTCAAGAATATAGTTATAATGGAAGTTCTGCCCATTCCTTTTATGCCACACCACCAAACATTAAACACTTGAAAGA AAAATCCAAAGTGGGGATCATAAAGAAAGAGATCAAGAAGAATGAAAGACATGTTATTGCTTTTAGAACAGAGACTCAACTTGAGATCTTGAATGATGGATATAAATGGAGAAAGTATGGCAAGAAGAAGGTGAAAAGTAACAACATTTATTTAAG GAATTACTACAAGTGTTCGATTCAAGGATGTGTGGTAAAGAAGAAAGTTgaaagagatggacatgatTCAAGCTATTTGATTACTACATATGAAGGCAGACACAATCATGAAGTCAACTCCTCTCATTTACAACCGCGGATTCATGATTTGAATTGA